The sequence aaaaggagatggcagtgaatcaggagccaagaaaagcagacagactggctgccaggaaggaagggggaaagcagcctttccttgaagACTTGCTtcattttgcttcacaaaaagccctctctctttctgagtaagggcatcgtcagcaatggggagttggtgatagtaatctcctgttctttctggtagctccaccctcaacctcctttggtgtctgccacatgttttataggcagatgcctgccctcggcacacctgaaagaccctctggcacttcagcaaaactcctcccctctcctttggagcaagggagaggtgtTGTCTttagcggcagtggggagcataCAGCGTCCAgatagtgaagacttttttaaaaaaattaataaataattcatttctttactgctcatgcccccctctggattacttcatggcccccaggttgggaaacactgaactaTAGGGTaggctacaataaaatagaatacaATTTAGTGCTTATGTACCTGTTCTTTCTTTTCCCTCTACATCCTTATTCTAGTTTGGTGGATTCTTTGTTCTTGGTTTCTTTGGCTTTGAATAACTTGCTTGTTTCTTCTGGCAACATGTTAAAGCATTAAAGCAAATTACATTTATAATTAAGAAAATCAAAGTACTTTGAACTGAGTAGCACTCAGTCAAATGCTATCCTAACAAATATCATTCCTACTTATTACATATTTTATGTTGAAATGTGGAAGTAATATACATATAGCCACCAAAAAATCTAAGAGTTCCTTCTAAAGGTTTTGATTAAAATGAAACCAAAACCAGCTACTATGTTTTAGGCCATGGAATTGAAAGATTTTACTATAAGCAAGCAAATATTTCAGTTCAAAATTACCATTTGTAATGGAGAATCAGAATATGGGACAGGGAACGGGGAGGATgaattctatctatctatctatctatctatctatctatctatctatctatctatctatctatctatctatctatctatctatctatctatctatctatctatctatctatctatctatctatctatctatctatctatataacaCACACAACCAATAAACATTTCTCAGTAACACATTGCTCCTAAtgggttttatttcattttctgttttgtgTGTCAATACTGAGAATTTCCTTCTCCTTGTTCTCGCATTAACATGCCTATAGATGCTGTTACTAAACGTTTTAGAGGGTTTCTTTTGCCACCAGCAGTTGATGCAGTTGTCAAGTGAGTATCCATATTCGAGCAAATCTGACTTGAGTTTATATTTTCACAACAGAATGACTCATTTGCGTGTTTTTAGTATCTTAAAACTTCAAAAAAAGTTATTCTGCCATTCCTTGAGTTGTAAATCATTACAAATGTCATTGGAAATGGAACTTTATAATATACTTATAGTGTGAAATGTCTTATCAGTACAAAACATTCTGCCTAAAACTTTTCGTCTTGTTATTCTAATGTAAATTATAACAATAGTATACAGTATGTACTTTCTTCAGTATGTTGTTCTTTAGCAATGGCATTACACTGGAAGGTCCAGCCCTTTCTTACTATGCCAAAATTGGACTCTCCCCCAAGCTATTTGGTATGTGGCAGAAGCTGTCACATGCACCAGTAGCAGCTTACCTCTAGAGGAAAACAGCATTTTGGAGAGATCACTTTTTTGGTGACTGTGCCCCTTCCTGAACACTGTGGTCCTCCTGACTGGGTCTTCCTGTATCTGCTAGTTTAAGAGGTAAAAATAGACACCCCAAGATAAAGTATGCATTTAACTCAATGTGTAGATTTGCTCAGTAGCTGGGGATGTTTTTCCTAACAAGATAATTTAGCTGCAGGCAAAGTGTTTGGGACAGACTCTATAGTTGTTTGTCTATGTGAAGAACAGCTTGCTTGCTAATTTGGAATTTGGAAAGAGCAGAGACCTGGTTTGCATGCaacactaaaccatgatttagtgtTATGTGCATGAAATTCTGCAAGACTAGCAAAGCTTCAGATTAAAGTGCTCCCTACTCTACCTTCCACGTGGATAAGAGGAGGAAATAACTAGGGTTAAATTCCACTTTCCATAATTCTTGgattgtttttatgtatgaaCCAAGAATTGTGATTTAATAAAGAAGTTGATTTCAAAATAAGCCAACTTCTAACCATGGATTATAAAGTTATCTTATTCAACAAACCAGAGTGTATTTTAAACTATGCTTAATGGTTCCTACATAATCACAAGCCAAGAACTGAGGCAAATGTAACTGACACTTAGTTTTATTCCTCCACCTAGTGGCAATGGGGAAGGCTAGATCCAGGAGCAGAAAGTTGTGAAACTATGAAAGACAGAAGGAATGAGAAGAAAACTGGAAAGAAAGTGGGTGATTCTTGACAAGGTAGTTGAGATAGATTTATTAATTTGGATGGTAGAAAAGAACCAGTATCAAAGCCAACAAAAAGGGAAATAATATAGCTAGGTATTTCATATATATCCCACATCCTTCAAAAAGCTCACAGTGGAACTCCCAGGCACTTTCTCATCTAGGCCTTGATCAGGCTAAAGCTGCTTAGCTTTAACTAAGCAGGTTAGTGTGATATTAAGACGATTCTCTAAGGCACAGGTGACTTatctgtgtggccctccagatgcagcaagcaggtcagggatgatggaaggtgtagttcaccaacacctggaggcccacagtttccccatccctgctctaaggacACACCTCAATTGTGGGAAACTGCTAAGTGAGCATGGGTAGCACAGTCAATACCTATATGCATGGAATTTGGCACAAAATGTTTTTACTCTGCTTTATATGCTTTGGTTTTCTATGAATTAGCAGTATGAGCAACTCCTGTGCTAAAATACCTATTTTACTTACAGTACCTGTATATAGTTAAACTGGAAATGGTGACTAGAAGTTGCAATTGTATCCCGACCTCCACTTTTGGCCTTACTATGCACTGAATTGCTTAATCTGCAACCATTTGTTTCTTCTTTGTCAGTTGGACTTTGTATTTGATTCTGAAATATTCTGGGATTTCCCTCATCCACATCTGAGTGAGATAGGCAAAGATGGTTTTTCTTTGATCCAGTGCTCAGGATATTCTGGCTTGTACTGAGATCTGAAGGTTTATTCAAATGCTGAGGGACAATTGATGCATGACGCATTAATATGCCACTAGCAGATGTCAAAGAGGAATTTAGTCTTACAGATTTAATTTTACTTGAATTCCTATTTAAAACTACTCGATAAGCTGAAGCATAATTTGACAGCTGTTCATCATCCTCATTTTTCTCTTTTAATGTTAGGTTAGTAGACTTAACATTGTTTTTTCCAGTCTGTATCTGAAGACCActtctgtttttaatattttttaataatgcATCATGTAACGATTTGTTAACTTGATCTGTACTAGGCTTGAATACAGCCAATTCAGCAGTTGTGTTCATTACTTTGGAAATAATCTGCTTTTTCTTTCCATGGATGGTTTTTGTGGTATGCTTATTCATCTGCAACAGCTTTCCTTTAAAAATGGGTATGATTTTGGTAGAATCTTTTCTTAAAGAATTCTTTGAGATTTTGAAAGATACATTCGAGTTTAGCATTTGTGCAGATTCTTCTGGGGTTTCCTCTTGTTTCCTTCTATAGACTTTTCTCTCCATTGTTCCAGTGTTCTTATCTTCTGCTAGTAAATGGAGATTAGCAAAAATACCTGTTTTCGGCTGGTTGACTTCAAGCTCCATCTTGTGGCTGTTTTCTATAACACACGATGAAGGCCGAAACATAACTTTTTTTGGAATTACTTGAGTCAAAGTTACCTTGTAATTCCTTTTTCCAGTGAGATTGGCTGGTTTAGAGTTAACTTTCTAAAAACCAAGAAATCATACAGAATAATTTGAAATACATATATATCATTAACTAGTTTTGTACACAATTTTATGGCAAGGAAGGGGACATTTTTAATTAATCATTGTTTTCAGGATTTAACAAATATAATGCCTGAATATCAATACCTAATGTCATTTTCCCAATCTGAGGGGTTTATCCAATGTtcattctgctcagagtagacctattaaaattaatggccaGGAGTAACTTAGGTCTTTCAATAggtttactttgagtagaacttagaTGGGTACAACCCTGAGTTTCACAGATATCACCCAAGTGAGTCACTGGCACAAAATGATGAGCTTGCTTATAGGCAATGGGAACCTGAAATCTAACAGTGCTGGGTATCCCTGTTCCTTCCAGCTACAAgatctgccaatcacctccaaattTGCTCACACAAAAACCATCTCCTGACACTGTCTATTGTGAGAATGACCTAATATCCATGCTGGACAAAGGTGTTCTGATTCAAATCTCTGGATACTCTGGAAGACTGGCATACAAGCAGACAACAGATTGGTGTAAGTCATTCCAGTGTTACTATGCTTGCTCACATAAAGGAGAAATAGTAATGTTGGAAGACAAGCCATGTAAGCCAGAAAAAGGCATTCTCACACAATTCTTGCCATGCCATCATCAAATTCTTCCAGTTTTTTAATCACACAAGCAAAAAATAGTACTGTTGGAAGATAGCTAGCCATTTCTGTCAACTAGCAGTTATTGGAATCTGTGAATGAAAATAACGGAGTAAGAAATAGCTCTTTAGTCTTTGTGGGATTAAGTTTCAGATGGCTCAGCTATGGCCAGTACCCCATAAAGGCCCACAGTCACAACATCTGAACTTTGTAACCATTATAAATGTGGATGGAAAATCAATTAAGATGAACATGATACAATTTTATCTGAAAGCATAGATCTTCAGGCATATCCAGAAGCAAAATTTCACAACCATATCTGGACTGGAAATTAGATTGGAATAGGTCCAGGGATCAGATGTAATCTGGAAATGAAGCTGCAAGGTGACTATCCATTATACAATTGTATAAACATAGCAGCTAGGGAGACATCATTACTAACTAATACCTGTTTAAGACTCAATACAGTCATAGACTGTGTATACACCACTGCATTAATGTGCATATGGGCTGCACAGATCTGATTTTTCTTTGTGCGTTTTTGTGCACTTTTGTCTACACATGAGTGCTTTCCATTTTAATCTTTGTCAATGTGTCCCGTTCATACTAGTGGGCAGTGATTGATgggatgtattattattattaacaacaacaacaatatcccaCCCGTCCTTCTAGAAGGAGCCCATATATTTGCACTGTGTGTTTTTGTCCTTTCCCCTCAATAACTATTTCTCTGCCCTCTGGAAGTTGTGGCATGCACACAATTGTTTGTTTACCTGCATACACaccacatctttttttaaaaaattgtctgtGGAATAGTGCAATAACAAACTTTCACCAAAGCCAACATTTCAAGCATGTTTCAAAGAGAGCAAaatgacatttttttcttttttaaatatatgtttttctGTTTATTGACTTTGCAcaaaacagcaattttaaaactaaaaaatatatttctgtgtCTTGTCCAGCCCCACCAGGTAGAGAACCAGTAGCCTACAGAGGAGCACCTTAGTAAGGCAAAGGATGACTGGATAGGTAGAGGCACAGGCACCTCTGATCGTCAGACCCCACTTCCCGCCACAGAAAGCCACAATGCAGCTTGGATAAGAACATAAACAGTACACTTCACACACAAGTATACACAGCCAAGGCAAGCCAGGAAGAACGATTAACGGGGAGGGATTTGGAAACagtgtttttccttttctttcctgcctcctctatctgcaaataatttttttatttttaaatacagcTGTTTTGTACAACAGTAGTTCTGCAcaaaacagcttttttaaaaaattaaaatctgccGATCGGGAAAATCTAAATTACTTGGGGAAAAAGTGTAGGCTGCCATTTGGATAAGGGCATCATCATGTGGGTGAATgagaaaacatgcacacacaggaTGCATGAAATCCATAATCTGCCCTGTGTACCCACCCATACTTTTAAGGCTACTGGGCATCTGATCCTCCCTATAGTAGGTCTTGAAATACTAAGAAGTGCTTATCCCAGCTCTTCTTTGCTGGTCTTTACTAATGAAAATGCACTGAGGTGAAATTTGTAGTTGGTTGCTCTCATTTCTGCAAATTGTCTCTTGACATAAAGAGACAGTACTAATTCATATCCAtttaacagccttccccaacgtggGGCCCTCCAGCTAGCTAGGGCTTATGTAGctgcagtccaaagcatctggagggccccaggttggggaagactggcatATAAATAGAACAATTATTAGTCTCTCTGACTCTGCAGTTATTACTAGCTATTTTCCACAAAGAAGCGAAAAACTTCAAGAGTTCCTAATTAGGAAGATCTTCTGAAATCATTTTAGGCAGATAGCATGACAGCAACAAGATAAACCATCATAGCCCTTGTCACATTAAAAATGACATATAGTTATGTAGGCTAAATATAGTTAGTTTCCACATGACAGCTGGGTCTGCTCTAATTGTGCACCTCACACTTCAGCTGCTTCACATACTACTGAGGTAGTATAAAAGCAGTAACAGGCTGCTTCTAGGTGCCACAATGGCAAAAGCCAAGGTACTCAACTACTCCAAAGTTCTATCAACAATAAGCCCATAAACAGGAATATTTAAATCGTTTTTACCTGTATAGATGATTGGGTAAGATTCTTGGTGGCGTATAATGCTTTACTTGTCATTTTAAGAGGAAATCCACAAGAATGAGGAATTATAGTCTTCAGATCAGCAATAAAAGCATTTAGAACACCTTCTAAATCTATTCTAGGAAAGTACTGCACTGGCTGGCTTCTGATGCAACTGAAAGGATATCTGAATTGGTGTTAAGggctgaaataaattctttgaGAAATCTATGTAGAGAAGTTATTGCTTTCTTGAGCAACGTGTATGTTAAAGACAAGTAGTGCAATCTACCAGTTTGTCCTCCTACACAAGGTTCACCAAAATGAATAGGAACGGCATGTGAGTATTCTTCCCCAGTTTCCATTTGTGGCAACAGGGACTGCACGTGGATACTTTCCTTGATTAAGACCATTCTAATAATAGGGATAAGACTTCAGTGCCCTCCATACTTCTTTGCCCTCCCAATAAATAGAAAAACCAcgataaattatgcaaaacaagGACAAATTTCTAAATTTGGTCAGTTTGTATAATTTGTATAAGTTGCAGAATTTTGATTGCATAAGtataaaattttaatttttttccagcaTGAAGTATGCATTGTTCTGTTTACATGCTTATATGGCCATTTAAACATTGATTTATAACTAAAAGATGGAATTATTCTCATATTTACAGTGGCAATAACTATTATTTGCACTGAACAAACACTCAATAGGAAAGATAGCATTTTTAAGAGAGTGCTTAATGCTCTCACTGAAAGCAAAGGAAATTAAAGGTGCCTGTGCCATATTAATGGCACTTATACTTTCTATGGAACTACTTTAGTTCTGAGCTTATCTTATGAAACTTTGTGAACAGCTGATTTGGCCCATGATCTTAGGTAGGAGCTAAAAAagataaacaaaaacaaatttaaagtaTATAAAAGATATGTGAAGAGTTGCTCCCCTATTAGTTTGAAGTAAATACTGCAATAAGTCCCATGATCCTCAGGTAGCATATAGCCATACTAAAGACAAAATATATACATAAGAAAAAAGTATGCTGtataaacaatgaaaaatacatgTACTGCATTTGCATTCTTACCAGATCTTCCCAGTGCAGCTGCAAATCGCTGTATGACCGAAATGGAGAATTTGGTGGAATTATATGGCTAATATTTATGATCTGACCCATTTTCATGCTGTATAGAGATAAAAAAAGTATACTAGAAGAATAGCAATCCCTTGCTACATAATGTGATAGAAAGCATAGTTATCTAATAGTGACATCCATGACAGATATGAATTGTGCTAGGCAATCCTACATTCCAGCAACACCAGTGAGCCAGCTATGGCCAATGTAACTTAATTTGGCTAGTGAAACAATTTGTCTGTTTTAGGGGAAACAGATCAGAAACTGAACGTAATTTAACAGTGAATATTTATATGCTACAAAATCTTCTTGACATTTTCCAGACATCCTTCCATATGCAAAAAGCTAACACAATTTTATCTACAAGGTATAGCCTATAGTTTGATACAGTAAAGGTAGACAGAATTGTTTTGCCTTTGGAAAGTTGTAAAGATTAAAAAATatgtaagataaaataaaatataagcttTGGAAAGTTCCTTTCCAAAATAAAAAATGACTATGCTCTTTGAATTTGTATTAACTCTTGTGCAATTTCCATTTTGGATACATTTTTTCCCCTTGAGGTTCACATCACTAGTAATAAATTTGCTAATCTCTATTGCAGGAGAAGTATTGTTTATCTCATTAACATTGCTtgtcaaaatataaaaacatacctTGGCAAAACATAGCACCAGTTACTTAAAATAGAATATCTTTGAATGACTGCACTATTATCACTGTCAAATCCCTTTACGATGTTTGCTGAAATATTAAAGTCTTCTAGCTGAAAATAGAAAAAATCAATATAGTAATTTTTCAAATTATGTATAAACATATAAGGCAAGTAAGTATTCTGCATTAAAATAATTAAGGtaccattaaaaaaaccctatagAAGATTCACCTAGTGGAAACTACTTATGAAATCATAACTTCATATGTACATGGCATTACAATAATTGCTTGTACGCTATTTTATAACATTTTGGTTTTCCTAATGAAGGTATTGGTCTAATGTGGGAGGGTAAATAGGTGAACAGCTGGGCTGCCAATAAAATCcagaaagagtcttgtggcaccttaaatatgAACATATTTATTTGGCCAATGCTTTCATGGACCCAAACCCACTTGCTTTATAAAATGCATGAAATCTTAGTTGGCAAATATATAAATTGTAAGGTAGAAGGGAAATGAGATGCAAAACATACACTTGGTGATAATTAGAGGTTAAATGTATGTTCATTGTGGCTGTGCATATGTGGGGTGAGTCTAAATGTGTGGGAGAGATGCATGCATGTCTGcctgcgtgtgtatgtgtgtgtgtgtgagcatgagAGACTGTGATGtggccagtggcatcactagggttggtgtcacccggtgcggcccgcacctgacgcaccgccctagtgatgcccctgctctGGAGGCCATGCACAGCCCGCACCAGAGACCCATCAGCAGGGCCCACAGCAGCAGGACCTCCATTTGCACAATGCCTCAAAGGAAAAAAGCTGTttggctttttttgtttgtttttgctcaaCGCAGCCTCGGCT is a genomic window of Rhineura floridana isolate rRhiFlo1 chromosome 1, rRhiFlo1.hap2, whole genome shotgun sequence containing:
- the C1H18orf63 gene encoding uncharacterized protein C18orf63 homolog, whose amino-acid sequence is MTDVKCQSLFFISLPDLRKLCIVKVTLSSLLAATEIRTAQRKMCRQLVFLHQDVLSSPVPGTLNQISVVMTITFYKSGKFQTYVEKHRAIMAVPERVVPAIFQTCLSYTLISKLAPNWNQAGHLLIQGKYFLSQPGKQNAVVMDINVSETQVCISVEVFTVRLPPPELEDFNISANIVKGFDSDNSAVIQRYSILSNWCYVLPSMKMGQIINISHIIPPNSPFRSYSDLQLHWEDLYGYMLPEDHGTYCSIYFKLIGEQLFTYLLYTLNLYPFSCIRSQPVQYFPRIDLEGVLNAFIADLKTIIPHSCGFPLKMTSKALYATKNLTQSSIQKVNSKPANLTGKRNYKVTLTQVIPKKVMFRPSSCVIENSHKMELEVNQPKTGIFANLHLLAEDKNTGTMERKVYRRKQEETPEESAQMLNSNVSFKISKNSLRKDSTKIIPIFKGKLLQMNKHTTKTIHGKKKQIISKVMNTTAELAVFKPSTDQVNKSLHDALLKNIKNRSGLQIQTGKNNVKSTNLTLKEKNEDDEQLSNYASAYRVVLNRNSSKIKSVRLNSSLTSASGILMRHASIVPQHLNKPSDLSTSQNILSTGSKKNHLCLSHSDVDEGNPRIFQNQIQSPTDKEETNGCRLSNSVHSKAKSGGRDTIATSSHHFQFNYIQQIQEDPVRRTTVFRKGHSHQKSDLSKMLFSSRGKLLLVHVTASATYQIAWGRVQFWHSKKGLDLPV